A segment of the Lycium ferocissimum isolate CSIRO_LF1 chromosome 10, AGI_CSIRO_Lferr_CH_V1, whole genome shotgun sequence genome:
TCAAGTTTTGAGCTTAAAGGCATAGAACTGACCTTCTTGTAAAAAAATGTGTTAAAGAAATGACACTTCAAGAACTTTTTGGGCtcccttttttctctctcttttagtAACTCAAGATACACATTAATGACCTGCAAAAGAAGAAAACTTCTTCAATTCCCGTAATCCATTCCAGCATTTTCTATAACCAGTTAACCACTACAGCTCGGCAACTGACATAAAGTATTACCTCATCATTCAACCATGCCCCAGGTCTCAAACATTGCAACATCTCTCCAGTAATGTCTATATTGGAGTTTTCATGGGTTACCAAAACCTTCCTCCTGCCAAAACAAGTCCGTGAAAAAACATATGGCGGAATTGCAAAAGTGAAAATTGGAGCAGTCTGAAAACAAATTGAAgtttaaaaataagttatacCTGTTAGAATTAGATAAAGCACGAGAAACTTCGGCCTCTTCCTCCTCAGTAAGGAGTACAAAGGGTTCTGTAATCACATCCTGCAAGTTAATAAACCACAAAATAAGGACATAAACAAAGAATTTGATGCCCGGATTGCTTTTTCATATATTGCAAAGAGATAATGGCCAAAAACACACcttaactatcactttttcacGAGTTTCTCACCCAAACTATCAATTGTTCCTTTTTCCttcctgaactatcaccatctatgtattaGAACACACCAAGTTGATAGTTCAAGTAGGAAAAGGGAGCACTAATAGTTGGCCTAATCAGCttcgaggtgtgttttaatacatagatggtgataTAGATAGGAAAAGGGAGCACTAATAGTTGGCCTAATCAGCTTCGAGGTGTgtttttaatacatagatggtgatagttcaggtaggaaaaaaGAACAATTGATAGTTGAGGCGTGAAATTCGCGAACAAATGAtaattcaggtaggaaaaggaaGCACTAATAGTTGGCCTAATCAGCttcgaggtgtgtttttgaGCACTAATAGTTTGGCCTAATCATCttcgaggtgtgttttaatacatagatggtgatagtttaCGTAGGAAAAaagaacaactgatagttggggCGTGAAATTCGGGAAAAAATGAtaattcaggtaggaaaagggaGCACTAATAGTTGGCCTAATCAGCttcgaggtgtgtttttgaGCACTAATAGCTTGGCCTAATCAGctttgaggtgtgttttaatacatagatggtgatagtttaTCCAGGCAACTGATAGTTAGTTGGGGCGTGAAACTGGCAAAAAAATGATAGgtcaggtgtgtttttgactgACCATTAACTCTATAACAAATGCATGCATAAGAAATTACTATAAAAATGGGTCCAGCAATATTACCTCCTTAACatgttcttctttcttttgaggCCTCAACAATTGATGTGTTTCGCGAAGCTTCTCAGTATACTCTATCTGAAACTGCAGTCTCTTCAACTTATCATTTCTTTTCTCAGCTGAACCAAGCAATTTCTTATACACAGCAACATAGGATGACGAAGAATCACCAAACTTGCTACCTAAAGACAATGAATCCAACATCTTTTCTGCATTATCCACCTTGTTCAAATTCACATCATTGGACACTGATGAATTATCCAAGATTTCAACAACTCCATCACTCTCCTTCCATATCTGACCCGACCCGTTATCAAGACCCGTTTTTGCACCAACCCCATCACTCTCCTTCCATTTCTGACCCGACCCATCATCAAGACCCGTTTTTTCAACAACCCCACCACTCTCCTTCCATTTTTGACCCGAGTCATTAACAAGACCCGGTTTTTCAACAACCCCATATTccaaaatttgttcatcatcaTCAATGTTGATCACCTCTTTATCTTTTTTCACATACCTCAAAGTTTCAAAAGCGTTACTTTTAGCTCTATCATACTTCTTTGCTAGAAAATTCCCCATATTTCCAAATCTTGATTGTCTACAAGGAGcatgaatttctctttttataggagtaatataagatggGTATTTGAAAATCCTTGTAACTGTTGATGATTTTCTAGGAAaagggtgttcttgaatttggttAATAAGCCTAGGttttttgttgttggatatGTGGTCAACCTTGTAATTTGATGTGAAAAAATCATCAACACGTTTTCTGTTACATGTTAAGGCACCCATTGAAGTAGATATATGTCAAGTTTTTCTGGAAATTTATGCATGGattgaaaaaagggaaaactgaGAGAAAtcacaaaatagaaaaaaagaaatcaattaaaaaaatgtgattttgttgaatttggaggaaaagggGAGAAGAACATGGAAGGGACAGGGAATTTTGTTTTGTCGGTAAGAGGAAAGGGTTTTGGGGGGCTTTCCTTATTGGTTGGGGAATTGGAGAAATATTTTTTCCTGTTTTGGATTTTTCACTTTTTAGTAGAGCTCTAATAAATTACTATTATATGTGACACTTTCATAACGTACATGCTACACTTTCGTTTTGTGGTTTTTTTTCTGGTCGTACGAAAGAGAAGTTTGATTATTTTGTGTTTTGCTGCAACGGGTTGCTTGCCATGAGTGAATGTGTTTACTATGGGGGGAAATTAGGGCATATGCTTTTTTTTATGCTATCATGTCCCGAGAAAGTCGTTTGTACTTTCTATAGAGACTTCATAGACAATTCAGAGTTGGTTAATATGATTGTTatgatttatataaaatattttatttttaaatttgaatcaCGTGAAATGTTTTTAGACTAAGGTCTTCAGAACTCTAGAAGAATGATTTCTATTGTCTTAACGTTTGACCTGCATGTTAAGATGCAAGGATGGATTAGATGGTTTGCTTGATCAAGTTAAAGGTATTTGTGTCGTTGCGGGTGGGACAAAAATCGGATCTTGATAAAAAGACATGAATAAAATGACCAAGTGCTATAATATTTGATTACGATGCAGAAGCAAACTACGCAATAAAAAATCAGAACAGATCTGTACAACATGATTTAAtagaatttaaaggaaaatTCCAAATCGTTGTTAAActagtgtaacgacccgctaggtcgttatgggggctttgaccattttacccttgctaGTACCTTCCCGAGAatagaaataagcttaatgggaactcaaaaagttagaaaactaaaaattaaaatttgtgttagttgtgttgcgCATTGCCTGGAACTTGTCTTCATTTACGTTGGGGggtgacttagtaaattagacctccgttgggaattccaaggcctTGGGTGAGTCTGTAGCAtgttgttatgtatatgtgtatgtttggtttgcgtctgtagggcctcggattggtgttgggattttgggtgaaaGACCAGTGGAAAAACCAGAGCTACTGGTCAATATGGACCGCTGCAGCAGTGGTAGTACCGCTGTAGCGAGTCCGCCGCAGCGGGGAGGTGGTCGCCGCCACGAAAGTCGGAGAATTTAATGAGGTCCGCCGTAGCGAAACGTCGACCGCTGGGAGGCAGAAACTGTGTTCTATATTCCATATTTCGAACTCATTCCCTACATAAcaccaaaacagttcccaagaacaGTAAGTGGCGCTTTTCTAAGGCTAGGCATTACTCCTCATTGAAGGTCAATTCTAATCTCTACATAGTTCATTCCCTATTCTTCCTCAAGTTCCATGACTGCTTAAGGTcctctaatggtgaatgaaacaATGAAACCCTAGAAATAGTAAACCCTTGGATAATGAATGGCTTGCTGATTTTATTACTGTTTATTCATCTAGGAATGTAGagtatcacttt
Coding sequences within it:
- the LOC132034376 gene encoding ubiquitin-like-specific protease ESD4, with amino-acid sequence MGALTCNRKRVDDFFTSNYKVDHISNNKKPRLINQIQEHPFPRKSSTVTRIFKYPSYITPIKREIHAPCRQSRFGNMGNFLAKKYDRAKSNAFETLRYVKKDKEVINIDDDEQILEYGVVEKPGLVNDSGQKWKESGGVVEKTGLDDGSGQKWKESDGVGAKTGLDNGSGQIWKESDGVVEILDNSSVSNDVNLNKVDNAEKMLDSLSLGSKFGDSSSSYVAVYKKLLGSAEKRNDKLKRLQFQIEYTEKLRETHQLLRPQKKEEHVKEDVITEPFVLLTEEEEAEVSRALSNSNRRKVLVTHENSNIDITGEMLQCLRPGAWLNDEVINVYLELLKEREKREPKKFLKCHFFNTFFYKKLISGKGGYNYQPVKRWTSQRKLGYCLFECDKIFVPIHKQIHWCLAVINKKDEKFQYLDSLGGRDHQVLKVLARYFVDEVKDKSGKHIDVSSWKQEFVEDLPEQENGYDCGMFMLKYADFYSRDIGLCFNQEHMPYFRSRTAKEILRLKAE